In the genome of Carya illinoinensis cultivar Pawnee chromosome 13, C.illinoinensisPawnee_v1, whole genome shotgun sequence, the window AAGATATACAAAGCAGGGATGTCTCTCCTCGTCATTGACACCGAAAATAAGTTTGTTTCAACTGGTTTTGCCAAGGAAATTGCAAGAGTGGCTCAAGGTTGGCTAACTGAAACATTCAATATTTTTCTAACTAGGAAGACAAACATATATTCATCAAAGCTTGTTACTGCAGGGAAATATTACTACTTGCCGAATGCGTCAGATGCTGTTATCTCAGCCGCTACCAAGGAAGCATTAACGTCTTTAAAAAGCTCATGAACAActaaaaagtgttttttttttgctgctacCAAAACCTGATGAAATTTGAACTGCCTTATTTTCCTGCCAAAACTGTTTTGTTTTCAGAATTGTCTAATCTATTCTTCCACGTGTATGTTGTGCTGGAAGTAACATCATTTCCTCTTCCTTGCTAAGAAGTTAAATGAAATCTTTCTTGTTGACTAGTTGTGCAAGTTAGTTTAGTTCTGCACAAGCAATCTATTAAAGCTTTGTTATTATAAGTTGAGGATACAGAAGTGGGCTACATCCTTAATTAAATTCTTAGAaagcaaatattttttattctttacatGTAGAATCATGCATATTCATACTGACTATTGTGTTGCTGCATTGaaaatctatcaaaaaatgataatgttGAATTCCCTCCCAGATTGAATTATGGATACTTCATTGACGATCACATCTAGAGGTCCCTTCCCAATTTCTCTGGAGCAATGAGCCATGGCCACTCTAAATGTCCAAGACCTTGTCCACAAGTTATGTGGGATATATTCCTCAACACCTTCATTCACGTATAGTTAGTATTTTTTCTGGTTCTTGTCACGAGACATGTAGTGTGGGTCTCCAATTATCCTATGACATATTCTAATACtatgaagaaattcatgagCCTAATTTATCTCATAAAATTAGTTTAAAGAGAGTTTCAACCTTATAAACATGTTCAAGGCCTTGTCTACAGgcaatgtgagatttatttctcaataaattctgacagtttttttttttttttccaaattgtaAATCCGCGATAAGGAATGTAAATACTAATTACGGGTTAATAAACCCAGAAATTTCGTTTtggtttcaaaaaatttaaaccatGAAGAGTTTCAAAATACTACAATATGGACAAATCCGGAGCCCTATAGTTACTTCAGAATAATAGAAAATGCACTCTCAAGATCTCCGCAAACACTTTTACCCGAAGACAAAACATTTCCATTCGATCTTTTTACGTAGTTTCAAAGCTATTTTACAAGTTTTAATGTAGGACTCCTTtcggccttttttttttttttttcttccccaaaATTTTCCCCAAATCAAATCCaaatacctaaaaaaaaaaaatcaatttcaaaaacaggaaaatatttttactaatcAATGTAATCATCAATCATCCATAacttcttatttttcttatctATTTTCATAATACCCAATAAAAACATTTTGCAAAATTCTTTCTTATAATTCTCTGAGAACCTTTCAAAAAGCATTGAAATTGAATTATTAGTAATTTCGAAATCGGATCTTGCAAACCGGGTCTGAAAATATAAACTCCTGAATCCGGATCTTAAAAGAGGGTCGATTCAGACCCGACCACTACCTTCGTTTAATTTCGAATTTGAAACCCCCAAAACGCTGTATCCCTCTGCCACTCGTTTTCAAGTTTGAAGCTCACTGAACGTCAAACCTCCatactctctctccctctctctctctctctctgaaattcCACTTTCCTGCGTTTTTCCGGCTCACTCTCCCCTGCAGATACGGAGTAAGTAGTCTTCTTTAGTTTACCATTTAGCTTTGAATTTCTAGGGTTTGTTTACCATTTCTCTATTACACTTGGCGAGAAAGTTCCTCAGTAACTTACCGAAACCAAAAAGATGaacaattttctttctttcttttttcttttcccccttTCTCCAGTTTCTCAGGAGTCCGACAGGGTTACGGCTCCTATTGTATGTGAGATTTTGGGTCTCTGGGCGTTTGTTGGTTGCTGCAAATTCAGATATTCTTATTTTTCCGTGAATTAAGgttaatttttctttgatagTTATTATTCCGCACGGAATTCAGTAATTCTTTTCTCGATTTATGATTTAAAGAATACTTTTTTTGGCAGATGGAAGCTCTGTATTCGAAGCTTTACGATAAGTACACCAAACTCAAGGTATCTCAGCTCTTAACTGTTCTTCTATTCCTTTGGtattacttaaattatttaatgGGACACTTTATTTTCTTAACGTACATTTATATTTCAATGATGCCATGTTTCCTCAATGAGATTATTTTTTGCAGACGAAAAAATGGCCCGAGTTGGAGAAGCTTAGTAAAGATCAAGAAATAAAGTTTGTGAATTATGTGAATGGTATCATTTTCCCATCTGTACTTCGTGTGTATTATGTCTACTtgtatgccttttttttttttcttttacgagTCACCTTAAGTGTACTGGTGTGATTGTGCTGTGATATGTGGCAGCCGGGAGTTGTTTTTCTGATCTTCTTAAATTGTGTTTGAAATTACCTGAATTCAGAGTTCTTATTTATGCTTGGTGCATTGGAGTAGTTACCTGATCCCCGCAACCGGTTAAAGGCCCCTTTCGCCCAACCCTAGCCTGCAGAGATCCATGTTTCAAAGTTTTTTAGGAACATTTTTGTGCTTGGTTATTCAGGCCTGGTGGCTCTGTAAAAGTGTAAATGAAAATCTCTGAGTAATATCATCAGTCGTCCATAAATCCCAACTACTTGGGATGGGCATACAGACCTTTTCCATTAAACCTCTAAGTTTGGAATTTCATCTCCTTGAAAATTGAACTTTATAACTGACATGGTTGTTTGAAACCGTTTCTAGTAGTGTTGTTCTTTTGCCCTTCAATTTGATCAATCTTTCAATAAAACTGTGCGTTGCTCCCAAGTTTTCTGTTAACTTAGGGAGTATTTTTTGAGCCAGACCTTGGTATTGGATTGAGCATAACAACCCTATATGAAGTGTAGTTTTTATTTTCACTCAAGCATAGAGAACCCAGCTAAGCTTAATTGGAGCTAATCATAGTTTTCATCAATTTGACCCTTCTTTTTCCTCACCTGTTGCAGCTGCAGAGGAGCTGATCCAAcacttgaaaaatgaaaatgaccaATTGCGTGCTCAGGTTGATGACTTGAGAAGTGAAGTAGCCTCTGTTAGGCATGATTTTTTACCTTCCACTAACTTTTTGCTTTACTTAATATGGTTTCCCCCCCTCATTGTTGAAAACCACTTGTTCAACTTTTGGTAGAGCCTTAATAACTGTGAACTTGGAAAAacttgtgtatatataattatatatacacaaattttGGATGATTCCAGCTCTTTATAGTTGGTCTGAATATCACAGCAATTAAAGGTTTCAGAATTCGgatatagataaaataatatataaggcATAATGCAGACATTTGAATTTGCATTTGCATTTATAGTTTGCTCatgttcaattttaaatatatttagaatGTGTAGTAATAACAGTCTAAAACATATGTTACATCCATTTTCAGGTCCACCAAAGATGAACAATTTTCTGAGTACCAAAAATGTTTAGTGGAAGAGAACCAGAAGAGTAAGACATACACATTGGTTAATTTATGCTGCTTGTTAACTCTTATACTTTCTTACTAGCTCAGCGGTGTTAGCACCTGTATCATGGAATGTAGccttataaatacattttttcttttcttttttcctctctattttgtttttatttggaaCTTATGGGTATTTCACCAAAATTAACCAGTTAATCTGTTTGATATGTTCTACCAAAGTACCATTTGATGTGACTAATTTGGAGAGTTAGTTGCAAATTCTAATTGTTGGTAATTGGTAATGTCTTTGTTACGTTACCAATCAATTCCCTCCTATTCTGCCAATGTTGGTCAAATTACCTTCCATCATTGAGATGCTAAATTTATTGCAGATAAAGTTCTTTCTGAAGAAGTAGAGAAGCTTCGGAAGCTACAACAGGAGGAAATTGTTTGCACTCCGAAGGATGGCGGAAATGATAATGGACAACTAATCGTGCCTAGAGATGCACACGCTATATCGGAAGTGTCCAATAGCTCATCAAGAAAACGTAGCAGGATGGTTGGCTCTGAGAATCAGGAGGATGATGCCATGCAAAGCGAATTCGAGAAAAACTTATCCAAGGAAACTGTGTCCAGTAGTGTTTTTGTAAATGTTCAGCAGGTATATATGTTAATCATACATATTTTTGGGTAGCAATTATTGGTTTTATCCTTATCTTCTGACCATTTTGGTGTGCCCACTTAGCCGGAATGCTGTAGAAGAACAATTGATACATCAGGTTGGTGTTGGAAATGAATTCTCTGATATTTTCCTTGGCGCTTTGTTATTGGTTTATTTTATGTACTACATTGTTTTTTAGGTGGTGGTTCAAATGAATGTGGTTCTGCATACTGCTtgtttcaagcttttgttgagTATTTGGTGGACATGAAACTATCTGCTGTTAATCAAACTGAGGGAATGTCCATTTCTGCCCTACATCAATCAAGTGGTAATTCATCAATCTGGAATTATATTTTTAGTTGTACTTTAGCCAAAGCTATACAGGTACTCCAGAAGTCCATGTTGTCCCTAAAGTTTTAATTTGGACAATCTAGTGATCATGGTTTTAGATTTCATTGATTGCGGCACTTGCATCCACATCCAAAATGGTGTTATTCATTTGTTTTTCATAGTTTTCATTCATGTGTTTTCCAGATTTCATCTTACTTAACTAAAAAGCGGAGTTAAATTTTTCTCAAGTTTATTTTCCACCCTAAGAACAACTTCACAAGTCGTATTACTGCTGCCCTGCTGGCAAATTGCACCACCACTCTCTCACCTCCCGCTATGCTCTCTGTTTATAATTAGACCCACCCTTGCTGCAAACATACCCATCCCTAACCTTTTGAAAGAGCCAAGATCGgaattttatctttttgtttagctttatttttatttgttggagttCAATTCCATCTTTAGGGCTCCTTTTGCAATCTGAGACTAGAGGCAAACCTGCAAGTGTCTCTTTTATTAGTTTCAAGATGAAGGAtgaaacaaatgaaataaaaatggaCAGCTTTACTGTTATAAATTCTTGTCTTATCCCCAAATTCCTGATTTAATACTCAACCCAACTTTCCCCAAGTCATCAATCTAAGAAGAAGACAGAAAAGAGGCAATAATGGCTCCGGGTCTCAACACAACCTAGGGGATGTGATTGAAATTCGTCTTTTCATTGTTTGTATCACCGAGACACCCAAAGGGCCGGCCAATTTGCCAATTAAGAATTCTCAGATGCAAAACACGAAGTTCTCTTCTCCTTtcattctcttctttcttttttatttttacttggtTGTCAGGGTCAGGGCCTTAACCCTTTTTTTCAGCGAGTaatattttctagaaaaaactaaataaataataataataataataataatctttgaTCTTGCAAAATCTTTAGAATTTTAAGTCGGGTGtataataagataaaacctATGTTCTGAATAGTAATCGTCATATTggtttatatatttgttatctTATCATACCTGAGTCCTGCATGGTTAGACCTCAAAAAGGTTTGTTTGTTTGTCTAATTGAGCCTTTAAAACCTCCACAGTTTAAGTTTCTGCAGCAGATAATGTCATTCACTGCTTTCTGGTCTGTCTGTTTCCCATAGGCAAATTATGCTTAATGTGGGTACTTAAGTGGAATTGAGTTTTGGCTTCCAGATTTCAATGGCTCAGTTACTTCATAATAAACACGACCTTTTTAATCGTGGTTATGTCAGGGTACTCATTCAGTTTAACATGGATCGACAAACCATCTGGAAAGGAAGCAGAACTTCTGTACCGTGTCTTATCATTGGGAACATTTGAGAGAATAGCACCAGAATGGATGAGGGACGTCATTATCTTCAGCACAAGCATGTGTCCAATCTTCTTTGAAAGAGTAACCCGTGTTATCAAGCTGCATCGCTAACGATCCTCTTCCCGAGTGCAGTTTAGGTTACTGTTACTGTCAATCTGACTTTCTGCAAGTCTTTTGCAAATTGATGGCTGTGGCTGTGGGAGCAGACGTTTTTATGGGCTAATCTAATTGTGTTTGTACATTAGACCAGGGAACTAAGCGATTTGATATAAACTGAGAGATCTTCTAATGTAAATACTATGATGACCTGTGGATACCTTGAGTAGCAGTATGACTTTCTTGAGTTAAAAAGAATTTAGAATGTATTCAGTGAGGTTTATGCAAGTTCTTTCTTTGTTGGGCTTCCACCAGATTATGACGGTTTTTTTCTGTATTATGTGGCATCTGGGTTCAAGGAAAATTCATTAGTCACAAGggaattatacaaaagtaatctTAGAAATTGATGTGGTGTAATATGGTTCATCAAATTATAAACAATCTAATAGATCACATGAAATCACATCGATGTGTAAGATTACTTAGTAATCTTTTTGTGGCTGTGTACCACTCCTCATGTTCCAAACCTCTAACTAATACAAAAGCTCTAACTTGCACAgcacaaaataataacaaatttcAACATCAACATATCAACATCATCATGGTAACCAACCATGAAAGAAGTTTGGCTTGAATAGAaggatttaaaatcttttagagtcatatgaaatataaatcactatttatatatttatcattttttaatctattaaggacagaaaaaaaaaattatatacactataCTTACATCCTACTAAGTAATatgtaataataaatatataaagtacggtgtgcaatttaattttttgtataatattGAATGATCAATAAATTGAAATCATTTTATGTATCTCTCGCCTTAAGTACAACAGCATTACAATATGATTTCAGTGgtaatattttaacaaatttcatgttaataaaaattaaaaattattgttaCACCTTTCAAACATTGGTGTGACATGAGGAAGCGGTTGATGTGGTGAAAATCGTTTCGgataaattataaagaaatgaGTAATGCAAGATGTATATTTATCAccgttaaataattttttatttaaaaataaataaataaatataaagattgaTGGACAATATTACTTCATTATAGTGGGATAAAAGTAAGGTTATAGCGTAGTGTATggaattttcctaaaaaaatctttaatattAAAGTAGAAGTGGCATCTTAATTCATAGATAAATACAAGAGCTGGGATTCCCTTAGAATTATGGATTGTGCCTTTCTGCGCATGTTAGTTGCAAGGCACCCGCCGCAACGTTAAACTGAGAAAACTAGCCGTTGTAGTTGAAAATTCGAAGTCCCGAGTCTACCCCTGCCATTGTTGTAACGTTCGAAACAAATTTGAATTCTCCGACTGGGCCTATAAGTCACCACCCTCCCACGCCTTTTTAAACCCCAAATCTTCTAGCCCCTACGCTCCCCAAATATTACTGTCTATCTCTAAAACAGTAAAAACTCTGTTTGTCTCCCTGTAAtcagtagaagaagaagaagaagggaaaaccccagttctttctcttcttctttcttctctcactCACTCTACAAAGCCCATTGTTTGGTTCTCAATCTCTCAGTGCCCCtctgtttttattttggaacccaggaaacaataataaca includes:
- the LOC122291746 gene encoding uncharacterized protein LOC122291746 gives rise to the protein MEALYSKLYDKYTKLKTKKWPELEKLSKDQEIKFVNYVNAAEELIQHLKNENDQLRAQVDDLRSEVASVRSTKDEQFSEYQKCLVEENQKNKVLSEEVEKLRKLQQEEIVCTPKDGGNDNGQLIVPRDAHAISEVSNSSSRKRSRMVGSENQEDDAMQSEFEKNLSKETVSSSVFVNVQQPECCRRTIDTSGGGSNECGSAYCLFQAFVEYLVDMKLSAVNQTEGMSISALHQSSGYSFSLTWIDKPSGKEAELLYRVLSLGTFERIAPEWMRDVIIFSTSMCPIFFERVTRVIKLHR